The following are encoded together in the Bradymonas sediminis genome:
- a CDS encoding endonuclease/exonuclease/phosphatase family protein produces the protein MRIFALSGSVMLAGLALLGALQTPHNPHIPAPSPPAASPTTEAQPPPADAAPADAAPAYAKIRALTYNIFMRPAPVNWRDRNACRAQRIADYFSDDAHAHDIIVLTESFEPASTQILARSTAQTYPHQILSQPPARGLSINGGVSILSPHAIEDWEAVAFERCHGKWNDCLATKGFVWARIRVSKSLKFNVLATHLNSGGGAGARATRRAQLAQIRAFLTTHPSIARWPTLLMGDLNINGLRWEEPTPGEDRLSEYADAMLFLAGACPHCDALPVDTYRAAQAPWRYDEPQTRAANTYNCVDESLQPCKSPNAAEHWKRRLRLDYILDFGAPRDAPALETRTLASATLEMADDSCATQYLSDHRALETTLEMGQFPLANAQLDRQDTAQTPSEASKDEKASN, from the coding sequence ATGCGCATATTTGCACTGTCTGGCAGCGTGATGTTGGCTGGCCTCGCCCTTTTAGGAGCACTCCAAACCCCGCATAACCCGCATATCCCGGCGCCCTCGCCGCCGGCGGCATCACCGACCACCGAAGCCCAGCCTCCGCCCGCCGATGCCGCGCCCGCCGATGCCGCGCCCGCTTACGCCAAGATTCGCGCGCTCACCTACAATATCTTTATGCGCCCCGCCCCCGTAAATTGGCGCGACCGCAACGCCTGCCGGGCCCAGCGCATCGCCGACTACTTCAGCGATGACGCCCACGCCCACGATATCATCGTGCTCACCGAATCCTTCGAGCCCGCGTCGACCCAGATCCTCGCCAGGTCCACCGCGCAGACCTACCCTCATCAAATACTGAGCCAACCGCCAGCGCGCGGCCTTAGCATCAACGGGGGCGTGTCGATCCTGAGCCCGCACGCCATCGAGGATTGGGAGGCGGTCGCCTTTGAGCGGTGTCACGGGAAGTGGAATGACTGCCTGGCCACCAAGGGCTTCGTCTGGGCGCGCATACGCGTCTCGAAGAGCCTGAAATTCAATGTCCTCGCCACGCACCTGAACTCCGGCGGGGGCGCGGGGGCCCGCGCCACCCGACGCGCGCAACTGGCTCAGATCCGCGCCTTTCTCACCACGCACCCAAGCATCGCGCGCTGGCCGACGCTCCTGATGGGCGACCTCAATATCAATGGTCTGCGCTGGGAGGAGCCGACCCCGGGCGAAGATCGACTAAGCGAATACGCCGACGCGATGCTCTTCCTGGCAGGCGCATGTCCGCACTGCGACGCCCTGCCCGTCGACACCTACCGCGCAGCCCAGGCGCCCTGGCGCTATGATGAGCCCCAAACACGCGCCGCCAACACCTATAATTGCGTCGACGAATCGCTCCAGCCCTGCAAGAGCCCAAACGCCGCCGAACACTGGAAGCGCCGGCTTCGCCTCGACTATATTCTAGACTTCGGCGCCCCGCGCGACGCCCCGGCTCTCGAGACCCGAACGCTCGCCTCCGCGACCCTCGAGATGGCCGATGACTCGTGCGCCACCCAGTATTTATCCGACCATCGCGCCCTCGAAACCACCCTGGAGATGGGGCAATTTCCCCTGGCAAACGCCCAGTTGGATAGGCAGGACACCGCCCAAACTCCCTCGGAGGCATCCAAAGACGAGAAGGCTTCAAACTAA
- a CDS encoding pyridoxal phosphate-dependent aminotransferase yields the protein MGEAARHGYKPDDPNWTNFGQGQPDTGDLPFAPPRVESIQVAVADQEYSPVAGLWELREAVANYYNQMYRRGMASQYSAENVCISGGGRIGLTRIAASVGVTNLGHFLPDYTAYEELLGLFRRFMSIPKLLDPANAYDFAVEDLEQEILTRGLGALLMSNPCNPTGKLVGGEELRSWIQMARRVDCTLILDEFYSHYVWDRPVEESTAASYVEDVNKDPVIIVNGLTKSWRYPGWRVSWTVGPVDIIERIASAGSFLDGGASRPLQRAAIPLLDVEHSRAEIKAIQHTFRAKRELLLGRFKSMGIGIDRVPDGTFYVWADVSKLPEGINTGSSFFEACLENKVICVPGAFFDVNPGQRRQGRPSRFRNHIRFSFGPEVESLERGLDRIEKMIDSFRSAEAPAKAQAPSLL from the coding sequence ATGGGCGAGGCCGCGCGTCATGGGTATAAGCCCGATGACCCGAATTGGACCAACTTTGGCCAGGGGCAGCCGGACACCGGAGATCTTCCGTTCGCGCCGCCGCGGGTGGAGTCGATTCAGGTCGCGGTCGCCGACCAGGAATATTCGCCGGTCGCCGGGCTCTGGGAGCTTCGCGAGGCCGTGGCGAATTATTATAACCAGATGTATCGGCGCGGGATGGCCAGCCAATACAGCGCCGAGAATGTGTGCATCTCGGGGGGCGGGCGCATCGGCCTGACGCGGATCGCCGCCTCGGTGGGCGTGACGAACCTGGGGCATTTTTTGCCCGATTACACCGCCTATGAGGAGCTGCTCGGGCTGTTCCGGCGGTTCATGTCGATCCCGAAACTCCTGGACCCCGCCAACGCCTATGATTTCGCGGTGGAGGATTTAGAGCAGGAGATCCTGACGCGCGGCCTCGGCGCGCTGCTGATGTCGAATCCGTGCAACCCCACCGGAAAGTTGGTGGGCGGCGAGGAGCTGCGCTCCTGGATTCAGATGGCGCGCCGGGTGGACTGCACGCTGATCCTCGATGAGTTCTACAGCCATTATGTCTGGGACCGACCGGTCGAGGAGTCGACGGCGGCGAGCTACGTGGAGGACGTCAATAAGGACCCGGTGATTATCGTCAACGGCCTGACCAAGAGCTGGCGTTATCCGGGCTGGCGGGTGTCCTGGACGGTGGGGCCGGTCGATATCATCGAGCGCATCGCGAGCGCGGGGAGCTTCCTGGACGGCGGGGCGAGCCGGCCGCTGCAGCGCGCCGCGATTCCGCTGCTCGACGTGGAGCACAGCCGGGCCGAGATCAAGGCGATTCAGCACACCTTTCGGGCCAAGCGCGAGCTGTTGCTCGGGCGATTTAAGTCCATGGGGATCGGCATCGACCGGGTGCCGGACGGGACGTTTTATGTGTGGGCGGATGTCTCCAAATTGCCCGAGGGCATCAACACCGGGTCGAGCTTCTTCGAGGCGTGTCTGGAGAATAAGGTCATCTGCGTGCCGGGGGCGTTCTTCGACGTGAACCCGGGCCAGCGGCGCCAGGGGCGCCCGAGCCGCTTCCGCAATCATATTCGCTTTAGCTTTGGCCCCGAGGTTGAGTCGCTTGAGCGCGGCCTCGATCGCATTGAGAAGATGATTGATTCCTTCCGAAGCGCCGAAGCCCCGGCGAAGGCGCAGGCGCCGAGTCTGCTCTAA
- the tgt gene encoding tRNA guanosine(34) transglycosylase Tgt produces the protein MAIKCETFSFEVQAQDGTARAGRIETAHGSIETPIFMPVGTQGTVKSLTPEDLRDEIEAQIILGNTYHLYLRPGLDVIKKHGGLHQFMNWNHPILTDSGGYQVFSLKDLRKIKEEGVLFQDHIGGAKHLFTPEKVIEIQETLGSDIMMAFDECPELPCTEDYMQKSMARTTRWAKRCLEARTRPDCALFGIIQGGTSEKLRKLHADELCKLPFDGFAIGGLSVGEAKDKMYETVEFTTPMMPDDKPKYLMGVGKPDDLIECIARGVDMFDCVLPSRNARNGQCFTHSGVVNIRNAEYAEDMAPIDPDCDCYTCKNYTRSYIRHLYKAKEILSARLCTLHNLHYFLTLVGQAREAIIEGRFEQFRLDYYAAKED, from the coding sequence ATGGCCATAAAATGCGAAACATTCTCGTTTGAAGTTCAAGCTCAGGACGGCACGGCGCGCGCCGGGCGGATCGAAACCGCCCACGGGAGCATCGAGACGCCGATCTTTATGCCCGTGGGCACCCAGGGGACCGTCAAATCGTTGACCCCGGAGGATCTGCGCGACGAGATCGAGGCGCAGATCATCCTGGGCAACACCTACCACCTCTATCTTCGCCCGGGGCTCGACGTCATTAAGAAGCACGGCGGGCTGCACCAATTTATGAATTGGAACCACCCGATCCTGACCGACTCGGGCGGCTACCAGGTGTTTAGCCTCAAAGACCTGCGCAAGATCAAAGAAGAGGGCGTGCTGTTTCAGGACCATATCGGCGGGGCCAAACACCTCTTCACCCCCGAGAAGGTCATCGAGATCCAGGAGACCCTGGGCAGCGATATCATGATGGCGTTTGACGAGTGCCCGGAGCTTCCCTGCACCGAGGACTATATGCAAAAGAGCATGGCGCGCACCACGCGCTGGGCCAAGCGCTGCCTGGAGGCGCGCACCCGCCCGGACTGCGCGCTCTTCGGCATCATCCAGGGCGGCACCAGCGAGAAGCTGCGCAAGCTGCACGCCGACGAGCTGTGCAAGCTGCCCTTCGACGGCTTCGCCATCGGCGGGCTGAGCGTGGGCGAGGCCAAGGATAAGATGTACGAGACGGTCGAGTTTACGACCCCGATGATGCCCGACGATAAGCCCAAATACCTGATGGGCGTGGGGAAACCCGACGACCTCATCGAGTGCATCGCCCGGGGCGTCGACATGTTCGACTGCGTGCTGCCGAGCCGCAATGCGCGAAACGGCCAATGCTTTACCCACAGCGGCGTGGTGAACATCCGAAACGCGGAATACGCCGAAGACATGGCCCCCATCGACCCGGATTGCGATTGCTATACCTGCAAAAATTACACGCGCTCCTATATTCGCCATCTCTATAAGGCCAAGGAAATCCTGTCGGCGCGCCTGTGCACCCTGCATAACCTGCATTATTTCCTCACCCTGGTCGGCCAGGCCCGCGAGGCGATCATTGAGGGGCGCTTCGAGCAATTCCGCCTGGATTATTACGCCGCCAAAGAAGACTGA
- the queA gene encoding tRNA preQ1(34) S-adenosylmethionine ribosyltransferase-isomerase QueA, with product MSPKDQDLNAPKTHGDADYSARSAQESVDLDRVDAYDYELPEELIAAHPSARRSGSRLLVATRDGSSLAHRNFGDLLAYLKPGDLLVFNNTRVIPARVMTHKSSGGAVELLILDVVDPVDSELDTPSADADARSSERWTRPAGAGGKVAFRCMTRSSRRLRPGMELSADQAALPPFVVREYAAGHALVEVAWEDSAVALLEQAGQMPLPPYIVKRRKDMGEAETATAADQKRYQTVYAAKPGAVAAPTAGLHFSDALFEELDALGVQRAFVTLQVGAGTFKPISAERLSEHEMHSEEYEISAELAEAIARTRAAGGRVIAVGTTSARALEAEARRQTPFEPGLRRTDIFLFPGEPFKVCDALITNFHLPRSTLLALVAAFAGYDFMCEIYRSAVAEKYRFYSYGDSVFIR from the coding sequence ATGTCCCCAAAAGATCAAGATCTGAACGCGCCCAAAACCCACGGCGACGCCGATTATTCCGCCCGCTCCGCGCAGGAGTCGGTGGACCTCGACCGGGTCGATGCCTATGATTACGAGCTGCCCGAGGAGCTGATCGCCGCGCATCCATCCGCCCGGCGAAGCGGCTCGCGCCTGCTGGTCGCCACCCGCGATGGGAGCTCTTTGGCGCACCGAAACTTCGGGGATCTATTGGCGTATTTAAAGCCCGGCGACCTGCTGGTCTTCAATAATACCCGCGTGATTCCGGCGCGGGTGATGACCCATAAGAGCAGCGGCGGCGCGGTCGAATTGTTGATCTTGGACGTGGTCGACCCGGTCGACAGCGAGCTCGACACGCCCTCGGCAGACGCCGACGCGCGCAGCAGCGAGCGCTGGACGCGCCCTGCGGGCGCGGGCGGAAAGGTCGCGTTTCGCTGCATGACCCGCAGCTCCAGGCGCCTGCGCCCGGGCATGGAATTGAGCGCCGACCAGGCCGCCCTTCCCCCCTTCGTGGTGCGCGAATACGCCGCCGGCCACGCCCTGGTCGAAGTCGCGTGGGAAGACTCCGCGGTCGCCCTGCTTGAGCAAGCCGGCCAGATGCCGCTGCCGCCCTATATTGTAAAGCGGCGCAAAGACATGGGCGAGGCCGAGACGGCCACCGCCGCGGACCAGAAGCGCTACCAAACCGTCTACGCCGCCAAACCCGGCGCGGTCGCCGCTCCCACCGCGGGGCTGCACTTTAGCGATGCGCTCTTCGAGGAGCTCGACGCGCTCGGCGTGCAGCGCGCGTTTGTGACGCTGCAGGTCGGTGCGGGCACCTTCAAGCCGATCTCGGCCGAGCGCCTCTCCGAGCACGAGATGCACTCGGAGGAATATGAGATCTCGGCGGAGTTGGCCGAGGCCATCGCGCGCACCCGCGCCGCTGGCGGGCGCGTCATCGCCGTGGGCACCACCAGCGCGCGCGCGCTGGAGGCCGAAGCTCGCCGCCAGACGCCCTTTGAGCCCGGACTTCGGCGCACCGATATTTTTCTATTTCCCGGCGAGCCCTTTAAGGTGTGCGACGCCCTCATCACCAACTTCCACCTGCCCCGCTCTACCCTGCTCGCCCTGGTCGCGGCCTTCGCTGGCTACGACTTCATGTGCGAGATCTACCGCAGCGCGGTGGCCGAAAAATACCGATTCTACAGCTACGGCGACTCGGTCTTTATCCGCTAA
- a CDS encoding tetratricopeptide repeat protein: MSDSFKSSRSNERAAEIRAMVEADFERISQTRDPYGVMNLAPNCDIQLVRERFERYERFYRVENFRRFDDPELTVRAQEIRSALSRAMVAINGRENAMVDARRASQNLPGFVVPAHDDDCVHLGDIYFRDGLTYLRLGDLNAAEDCLHRAVDHDPTRGILLAYLHYARYKLRNNDPLVVEACEENLRRAASMEPDNVEVFIILMRFGLNIEDPEFALEALTRIEALSPEHPKLSKLRERFARLKARPA, from the coding sequence ATGAGCGATTCTTTCAAATCCTCGCGAAGCAATGAGCGCGCTGCCGAAATCCGCGCGATGGTCGAGGCGGATTTCGAGCGGATTTCGCAGACCCGCGACCCCTATGGCGTGATGAATCTGGCGCCGAATTGCGACATTCAATTGGTGCGTGAGCGCTTTGAGCGATACGAGCGCTTCTATCGGGTGGAGAATTTTCGGCGCTTCGATGACCCGGAGTTGACCGTGCGGGCGCAGGAGATTCGCAGCGCGCTGAGCCGCGCGATGGTGGCGATTAACGGAAGAGAGAATGCGATGGTTGATGCAAGGCGAGCCTCCCAGAACCTGCCAGGCTTCGTGGTCCCGGCCCACGATGATGATTGCGTGCATTTAGGGGATATCTATTTCCGCGATGGGCTGACGTATTTGCGCCTGGGGGATTTGAACGCCGCCGAAGACTGCCTGCACCGGGCGGTGGACCATGACCCCACCCGCGGAATTCTGCTCGCCTACCTTCATTACGCGCGATATAAATTGCGCAACAATGACCCCCTGGTGGTCGAAGCCTGCGAGGAGAATCTGCGCCGGGCGGCCAGCATGGAGCCCGACAACGTCGAGGTCTTCATCATACTGATGCGCTTTGGCCTCAATATCGAGGACCCTGAATTCGCCCTTGAAGCGCTCACGCGTATCGAGGCGTTGAGCCCCGAGCACCCCAAGTTATCCAAACTGCGTGAGCGTTTCGCTCGCCTAAAAGCGCGCCCCGCCTAA